The Aureispira anguillae genome contains a region encoding:
- a CDS encoding MG2 domain-containing protein, with protein MKQFILCCLGLIQCFVLHAQHLEAIRQDYTNYNKKQVEEKVYVQTDRTFYKPGDNIWFNVFVTNAENSPSARSEALYAELYNPKGALLHKLTLKNENGYGKGHFKLTTNDLGGVYTLRVYSYWMQNFDKSHYFEKKLTVQNISAPKLLMKLDFEREAYGAGDQVMATFEARTKDNLPLANKTLSYTVQLGGKLLVVKKATTNDNGLALISYELPKKLLTNDNLVNIQIENDGLIESIARSAPIVLHNLDLQILPEGGNMIANQINRIAIKVLNEFGQPADIEAEVVDRQGKVISHFETFHQGMGAFELTPQKGEQYQLRVIKPTGINQRWNLPKVDKHKLGIYVKKQERDQLSIDIYNPVEQSVIILAQQHGKLIYTKEFQAKKGANSLRIPTQDLPIGILQLTVLDTLRQVHAERLVFVNKHRKLNIDIRTNKEKYTPREKVKMDIIVQDESGKGVAGCFSMAIVDDKQHSFADDKQDNILSYLLMSSGLKGDIYEPSFYFDPKEEKADEALDYVLLTHGWRRFDWQEILAGNILPINYKVNAQEIAGYLKIGDQLAKNQTIFLAEGQARYTKKKALATVQTDDNGFFKFENIAVKFPAYLCANYHGEYHAVPIYQYSKSGIKSNRINHYVDKYETTYFAAYQAKNKNNSLEGVCMDKSNMGTALGAATILLKQNEKVVASTLSNSDGSFSVPALKAGFYTVEVIFIGKQQLVIPKVEITNKATLFLEVYMANEYGMLDDQLLAYELDTKIKQKKEIARPIVMDSNRNRVEIVYEDGEKLVLEDYKSTRKSASLSDLEGEVLLDANFPIQPNGMTDEDYIEHLKDLAERGDLRLSNEREVQGRKQLSANEIRVQAGIESTNHYTISNRYNVNSKVEQFKIASLYLEQIEPQKVDYAIVQQFYEPNYSQQQTPTRRSDFRKTIYWNPNIVTNEKGKASVVYYNSDEITTFRAILEGNTAQGELGHKEHTYAVDLPFSITTKLPTVLSFGDTIRIPVVLKNNSSKELTGDFKVENPAWLTQLKTYPSQVTIPVDSHRVLYLEYQVAFEKGEGVFAVGFEALQLSDWVETSVYTISKGFPVNFAIAGQELEQTDTFIIQDAYKGSMESELSIYPNILDGLIDGVESILNSPSGCFEQVSSSNYPNILALDLMEQMGDLKAGVRQKALNYLKDGYAKLTAYEIKNGGFEWYGRAPAHEGLTAYGLVQFHDMQAVYDQVDPAMVERTKTYLLSRRDGKGGFEQNVGKYGFSGNKTALFNAYITWALSEVGTFDLYKEIEAMTEEAIESEDLYRMSLAALTHFNVGDQERGEDLLATIQTMIRKVGIEQVKAESTVTYSYGNALNLETLSFAALAMMRSNQRNENLLVRIIKHLLSKRQNGRFGSTQSTVMVLKTLSTYAKSVGKGREDGNLVVLVNNKVVKNVAYKKSDPVKIKIKDLHHSFVEGQNIVTLKYEGTTKALPYSLDVNWTARTPQSHVACPLVLHCQLNNDKAHIGETIRLELSLENKWDKNLPSTMAIVGIPAGLSLQPWQLKNLQEKEAFAFYELKDNYLILYYRGMEAKEQKKLSLDLKTEVPGSYTAPANSAYLYYGDEHKYWSKGAAIQVDIQPF; from the coding sequence ATGAAACAATTTATACTTTGTTGTTTGGGCTTGATTCAATGTTTTGTACTTCATGCCCAACATTTAGAGGCGATACGTCAAGATTATACGAATTATAATAAAAAGCAGGTAGAAGAAAAGGTTTATGTGCAAACTGATCGAACTTTTTATAAACCTGGTGATAATATTTGGTTTAATGTTTTTGTAACCAATGCCGAAAACAGCCCAAGCGCTAGAAGTGAGGCGCTTTATGCTGAGCTATATAATCCCAAAGGTGCCTTACTTCATAAATTAACCTTAAAAAATGAAAATGGCTATGGAAAAGGACATTTTAAGCTAACAACCAATGATTTGGGAGGTGTTTATACCTTAAGAGTTTATAGTTATTGGATGCAGAACTTTGATAAAAGTCATTACTTTGAAAAAAAATTGACCGTACAAAACATCTCTGCTCCAAAGTTATTAATGAAATTAGATTTTGAGCGAGAAGCATATGGAGCAGGAGATCAAGTTATGGCTACATTTGAAGCTAGAACAAAGGACAATCTACCGCTCGCCAATAAAACGCTAAGCTATACGGTACAACTAGGAGGAAAGCTACTCGTCGTAAAAAAGGCAACAACTAATGATAATGGCTTGGCTTTGATTTCTTATGAATTGCCCAAAAAACTCTTAACAAACGATAATCTAGTTAATATCCAAATTGAAAACGATGGGCTCATAGAATCTATTGCTCGATCTGCTCCAATTGTATTGCATAATCTGGATCTTCAAATATTGCCAGAAGGAGGAAATATGATTGCCAATCAGATCAATCGAATCGCTATTAAAGTGCTCAATGAATTTGGCCAACCTGCTGATATTGAAGCTGAGGTTGTAGATCGGCAGGGTAAGGTAATTAGCCATTTTGAGACATTTCATCAAGGAATGGGGGCTTTTGAATTAACTCCCCAAAAAGGAGAGCAGTATCAATTAAGAGTAATTAAACCTACAGGAATCAATCAACGTTGGAACCTGCCTAAAGTAGATAAGCATAAATTGGGAATTTATGTCAAAAAACAGGAAAGGGATCAGCTATCGATTGACATCTATAATCCTGTTGAGCAGAGCGTCATTATTTTGGCGCAGCAACATGGAAAACTCATTTATACAAAGGAATTTCAGGCAAAAAAAGGAGCTAATAGTTTACGAATTCCAACTCAGGATTTACCAATAGGAATCCTTCAATTGACCGTATTAGATACGTTGCGGCAGGTGCATGCAGAGCGCCTAGTTTTTGTTAATAAACATCGAAAACTAAATATTGATATTCGGACCAATAAAGAAAAATATACGCCTAGAGAAAAGGTAAAGATGGACATTATTGTGCAAGATGAAAGTGGAAAGGGGGTTGCTGGATGTTTTTCTATGGCTATAGTAGATGACAAGCAACATAGTTTTGCTGATGATAAGCAAGATAATATATTATCTTATTTATTGATGAGTTCAGGGCTAAAAGGGGATATTTATGAACCTAGCTTTTATTTTGATCCCAAGGAAGAAAAAGCTGATGAAGCCTTAGATTATGTCCTCTTGACACATGGCTGGAGACGTTTTGATTGGCAGGAAATATTAGCAGGAAATATACTTCCTATAAATTACAAAGTAAACGCCCAAGAAATAGCAGGCTATCTAAAAATTGGGGATCAATTAGCCAAAAATCAAACCATATTTTTGGCCGAAGGACAGGCTCGTTATACCAAGAAAAAGGCCTTGGCCACAGTTCAAACGGATGACAATGGTTTCTTTAAATTTGAAAATATAGCCGTTAAGTTTCCTGCTTATCTATGTGCCAACTACCACGGCGAGTATCATGCTGTTCCCATTTATCAATATTCCAAAAGTGGGATAAAAAGTAATCGAATTAATCATTATGTTGACAAATATGAAACGACTTATTTTGCAGCTTATCAGGCAAAAAATAAAAACAATAGCCTAGAAGGGGTTTGTATGGATAAATCCAATATGGGAACGGCTTTGGGTGCTGCAACCATCCTTTTAAAACAGAATGAAAAGGTTGTTGCAAGCACCTTATCTAATTCTGATGGAAGTTTTAGTGTACCTGCTCTCAAAGCAGGATTTTATACGGTGGAGGTTATCTTTATTGGAAAGCAACAATTAGTGATTCCTAAGGTAGAAATTACCAATAAAGCAACCTTGTTTTTGGAGGTGTATATGGCGAATGAATATGGAATGTTGGACGATCAATTGCTGGCTTATGAGTTGGATACAAAAATTAAACAGAAGAAGGAAATAGCAAGACCAATTGTAATGGATTCCAATAGAAATAGAGTTGAGATTGTATACGAAGATGGGGAGAAACTAGTTTTAGAAGATTATAAAAGTACAAGAAAATCAGCAAGTTTATCAGACTTAGAGGGAGAAGTACTGTTAGATGCAAATTTTCCTATACAGCCCAATGGAATGACGGATGAAGACTATATAGAACACCTTAAAGATTTGGCCGAGCGTGGAGATTTAAGATTGTCTAATGAAAGAGAAGTACAGGGAAGAAAACAGCTAAGTGCTAATGAAATTAGGGTACAGGCAGGGATAGAATCAACCAATCATTATACCATTTCTAATCGTTACAATGTTAATTCTAAAGTAGAGCAATTTAAAATAGCAAGTTTGTATTTAGAACAAATTGAACCCCAAAAGGTCGATTATGCCATTGTTCAGCAGTTCTATGAACCTAACTACAGCCAGCAGCAAACTCCAACTCGACGCAGTGATTTTAGAAAAACAATTTATTGGAATCCTAATATTGTGACCAATGAAAAGGGGAAAGCTTCAGTTGTTTATTACAATTCGGATGAGATCACTACGTTTAGAGCTATTTTAGAGGGAAATACAGCCCAAGGAGAACTGGGACATAAAGAACATACTTATGCTGTTGATTTACCATTTAGTATTACGACTAAGCTTCCTACAGTATTAAGTTTTGGCGATACCATTCGTATTCCTGTTGTACTCAAAAACAATAGCTCAAAAGAATTAACTGGAGATTTTAAGGTTGAAAATCCTGCTTGGTTAACGCAACTGAAAACTTATCCCTCACAAGTAACTATTCCTGTAGATAGTCATCGGGTGTTGTACTTGGAATATCAAGTGGCTTTTGAAAAGGGAGAAGGCGTTTTTGCTGTTGGATTTGAAGCCCTACAGCTTAGTGATTGGGTAGAAACATCCGTTTATACCATTTCTAAGGGCTTTCCTGTAAATTTTGCTATAGCAGGACAGGAGTTGGAGCAAACAGATACATTTATTATCCAAGATGCGTACAAAGGGTCTATGGAATCGGAGTTATCTATTTATCCCAATATATTAGATGGCTTAATAGATGGAGTGGAAAGCATTCTAAATTCACCAAGTGGTTGTTTTGAGCAGGTATCTTCTAGTAATTACCCCAATATTTTAGCCTTAGATTTAATGGAACAAATGGGTGATTTAAAAGCTGGTGTACGTCAAAAAGCGTTGAACTATCTTAAAGATGGTTATGCCAAGCTCACTGCTTATGAAATTAAAAATGGCGGTTTTGAGTGGTATGGGCGTGCGCCTGCTCATGAAGGTTTAACGGCTTATGGACTGGTACAGTTTCACGATATGCAAGCTGTTTATGATCAAGTAGATCCTGCTATGGTAGAGCGCACCAAAACTTATTTGTTGAGCCGAAGGGATGGCAAAGGTGGTTTTGAACAAAATGTAGGCAAATACGGCTTTAGTGGCAACAAAACAGCTTTGTTTAATGCTTATATCACTTGGGCTTTGTCAGAAGTCGGAACGTTTGATTTATACAAAGAAATTGAAGCAATGACAGAAGAAGCGATTGAGAGCGAGGATTTATATCGCATGAGTTTGGCTGCTTTGACTCATTTTAATGTTGGTGATCAAGAAAGAGGCGAGGACTTATTGGCTACCATTCAAACGATGATTAGAAAGGTTGGAATAGAACAGGTCAAAGCAGAATCTACGGTGACTTACTCGTATGGAAATGCCTTAAATTTAGAAACCTTGTCTTTTGCGGCTTTGGCCATGATGAGATCGAATCAACGCAATGAAAATCTATTGGTTCGTATAATCAAACATTTATTAAGCAAACGACAAAATGGGCGTTTTGGCTCTACTCAGTCTACGGTTATGGTCTTAAAAACGTTAAGTACTTACGCTAAATCAGTAGGAAAAGGAAGAGAAGATGGCAATTTGGTTGTGCTGGTTAATAACAAAGTGGTTAAAAACGTAGCGTATAAAAAGAGCGATCCTGTAAAAATTAAGATAAAGGATCTTCACCATTCTTTTGTAGAAGGGCAAAACATTGTTACCCTAAAATATGAAGGAACGACTAAGGCATTGCCTTATAGTTTGGATGTTAATTGGACGGCTCGGACACCTCAAAGCCACGTTGCTTGCCCTCTTGTATTGCATTGCCAGCTTAATAATGATAAAGCCCATATAGGTGAAACCATTCGTTTAGAATTAAGTTTGGAAAATAAATGGGATAAAAATCTCCCTTCAACAATGGCGATTGTAGGTATTCCTGCGGGCTTATCACTGCAACCTTGGCAGTTAAAAAATTTACAAGAAAAGGAAGCCTTTGCTTTTTATGAATTAAAAGATAATTATCTGATATTGTATTATAGAGGAATGGAAGCTAAAGAACAGAAAAAACTTTCCTTAGATTTAAAAACGGAGGTACCTGGGAGTTATACCGCTCCTGCTAATTCAGCTTATTTGTATTATGGCGATGAGCATAAATATTGGTCAAAAGGAGCTGCTATTCAAGTAGACATTCAGCCATTTTAA
- a CDS encoding tail fiber domain-containing protein translates to MKQLIFIPVLLILFPIFIYAQNVGISADDSNPDPSAILDVKSQDKGILIPRIALKGATDVSTIQNPATSLLVYNTETVEDLVPGFYYFDGRLWVPINKANSKDLALTDQQLAFLKAGSMPPLEKDAGERVLTTDGAGGFTWASVAAPVSPIYWSENGNVGTNSAINFVGTTDNQALSFRTNNNTRARLTLQGQLELFTPSNSVFVGPAVGNTNTGFQNTAIGYRTFFNNTTGRYNNANGAYALYNNTSGAFNNASGAYTLYRNTTGSNNNATGYRALFSNTTGSLNTAHGYYALYRNTTGRFNSANGAYALFNNTTATNNSAHGYRSLYTNTTGINNTATGAYALQFNTTGGNNSAHGIYALSRNTTGANNSAHGAHSLVANTTGTENNATGYRALNNNTTGGYNNATGANALYSNTTGSYNNANGYQTLYSNTTGRLNNAAGYRALYRNTTALYNNATGAYALYVNTTGSYNNATGSFALYSNSTGTLNNATGYRALFYNSTGSYNNATGTYALYRNTTGRFNSAAGYSALYNNTSAYYNTAKGGYALYRNTTGQQNTTAGYQSLYNNTTGRCNTALGYRAFFNGSTFTNSTALGCNTNITASNQIRLGSNTVTSIGGFANWTNVSDGRFKTNVKEEVAGLDFIKQLRPVTYNLDMEAIAQFNNIPDSMRLRAVEALKAKEVQTGFIAQEVETAAKKVGYQFSGIDAPKNGNDHYGLRYAEFTVPLVKAVQELSEELEDTRQQNKQLAAQNKKMEAEIVKLKEIENKQKAMEAELTAIKALLKATSASK, encoded by the coding sequence ATGAAACAATTAATTTTTATTCCCGTATTATTAATCCTTTTTCCTATATTTATCTATGCTCAAAATGTAGGCATTAGCGCAGATGACTCTAATCCCGATCCATCTGCTATTTTAGATGTTAAATCACAAGACAAAGGAATTCTGATTCCTCGAATTGCATTAAAAGGGGCTACTGATGTTTCAACCATTCAGAATCCTGCAACGAGTTTATTAGTTTATAACACTGAGACGGTTGAAGACCTTGTTCCTGGTTTTTATTACTTTGATGGCAGGCTCTGGGTTCCCATCAACAAAGCCAACAGCAAAGATTTAGCCCTAACAGATCAGCAGTTAGCCTTCTTGAAAGCTGGAAGTATGCCGCCTCTAGAAAAAGATGCTGGAGAACGAGTGCTAACAACAGATGGTGCTGGTGGTTTTACTTGGGCTAGTGTCGCTGCTCCTGTTTCGCCTATTTATTGGTCTGAAAATGGAAATGTAGGAACAAATTCTGCTATCAATTTTGTGGGTACAACAGATAACCAAGCATTGAGTTTTCGTACCAATAACAATACACGTGCACGACTTACTCTACAAGGGCAACTAGAACTTTTTACCCCCAGCAACTCTGTATTTGTTGGTCCAGCAGTCGGTAATACGAATACTGGTTTCCAAAATACTGCCATTGGTTATAGAACATTTTTTAACAATACTACTGGACGATATAATAATGCGAATGGAGCTTATGCTCTTTACAACAATACCTCTGGAGCCTTCAACAATGCAAGTGGAGCCTATACTTTGTATAGAAATACGACAGGAAGTAATAATAATGCCACAGGATATAGAGCACTTTTTTCTAACACAACGGGCTCTTTAAATACTGCCCACGGTTATTATGCGCTTTATAGAAATACGACAGGACGTTTTAACAGTGCCAACGGAGCTTATGCTCTTTTTAATAATACTACTGCAACGAATAATAGCGCTCATGGTTATCGATCGCTCTACACCAATACTACTGGAATAAACAATACTGCAACAGGGGCTTATGCGCTTCAATTTAATACTACAGGGGGCAATAATAGTGCCCATGGTATCTATGCCTTGAGCAGAAATACTACAGGAGCTAATAATAGTGCTCATGGTGCCCATTCACTTGTTGCGAATACAACGGGTACAGAAAATAATGCAACTGGATACAGAGCACTTAATAACAATACAACTGGAGGATATAATAATGCAACGGGGGCCAATGCACTCTATTCCAACACGACAGGAAGTTACAATAATGCCAATGGCTATCAAACGCTTTATTCTAATACAACAGGACGGTTAAATAATGCAGCTGGATATAGAGCATTATATAGAAATACAACAGCATTGTATAACAATGCTACAGGTGCTTATGCACTCTATGTCAATACAACAGGGAGTTATAACAATGCAACGGGTTCTTTTGCCCTATATTCTAACTCAACAGGAACGCTAAATAATGCAACTGGATATAGAGCGCTATTCTATAATAGCACAGGTTCTTATAATAATGCAACGGGTACTTATGCACTCTATAGAAATACCACAGGGCGCTTTAATAGTGCTGCGGGATATTCAGCACTTTATAATAATACTTCTGCTTATTATAATACAGCCAAAGGAGGGTATGCTCTTTATAGAAATACAACTGGGCAACAAAATACAACTGCTGGCTATCAATCTCTTTATAATAATACCACAGGAAGATGCAATACAGCTTTAGGCTATAGAGCATTTTTTAATGGATCTACCTTCACAAACTCTACGGCCTTAGGTTGCAATACCAATATTACAGCATCTAATCAAATTCGTTTGGGGAGTAATACAGTCACTAGTATTGGTGGTTTTGCGAATTGGACCAATGTATCCGATGGGCGTTTTAAAACCAATGTAAAAGAAGAGGTGGCTGGTTTAGATTTCATCAAGCAGTTGCGCCCTGTTACTTACAATTTGGATATGGAGGCTATTGCCCAATTCAACAACATTCCTGATAGCATGCGCTTAAGAGCTGTTGAAGCGTTAAAAGCTAAAGAAGTCCAAACTGGATTTATTGCACAGGAGGTAGAAACTGCTGCTAAAAAGGTAGGGTACCAATTTAGTGGTATTGATGCTCCTAAAAATGGAAATGACCATTATGGGTTGCGTTATGCTGAATTTACGGTTCCTCTAGTAAAAGCAGTTCAAGAATTGTCTGAAGAACTTGAAGATACTCGCCAGCAAAACAAGCAGTTGGCTGCTCAAAACAAAAAGATGGAAGCAGAAATTGTTAAGTTAAAGGAGATAGAAAACAAACAAAAAGCAATGGAAGCAGAATTGACAGCAATCAAGGCTTTATTAAAAGCTACTTCAGCATCTAAATAA
- a CDS encoding T9SS type A sorting domain-containing protein, with product MKNYIKISCLIFFPCLLFAQGGLLNQGAKIKITANAKVKILDGGVSNQANGEILNTGTVYLDNDWVQTGINTAYLGTGWISFEGTSDQKISSASPLTISNLRVSNNNRLILKNDITIAYQLDLSNNGRVELGNNHLIMNPNAFINNYDAKHYIITNGTGALQQEVTATKTIFPIGNAGYNPVVIKNEGTIDNFRARVKNQVEQINAIAITETENMVNRTWVIEEETIGGSLAAVTLQWETNQEQKNFSRDQSLITQGEDLDGSNSKNLSPVINNGSHWAQTRTELTSFSSFVVRNINTRTIASNSSETNLEQLSNVNIQVFPSPTENYLNIRLQEDTDQAFIQLFDSKGSLVLQTIKAVGPNLLIQLDNIGNLIDGIYSIRIVDDSNRTFSEQFVKSQQ from the coding sequence ATGAAAAACTATATAAAAATAAGTTGCTTGATTTTCTTTCCTTGTTTGTTATTCGCACAGGGAGGACTACTTAATCAGGGGGCAAAAATAAAAATAACTGCCAATGCTAAAGTTAAAATACTGGATGGTGGCGTTTCGAACCAAGCCAATGGCGAAATACTAAACACAGGTACCGTTTACCTAGATAATGACTGGGTGCAAACAGGAATAAATACAGCCTATTTAGGCACAGGATGGATTTCATTTGAAGGGACTAGCGACCAAAAAATTTCAAGCGCTTCTCCCCTAACAATCTCTAATCTTAGAGTAAGCAATAACAATCGTCTCATTCTAAAAAATGATATTACGATTGCTTACCAATTAGATTTATCCAATAATGGACGTGTTGAATTAGGGAATAATCATTTGATTATGAACCCAAATGCTTTCATTAATAATTATGATGCCAAGCATTATATTATAACGAATGGCACAGGTGCTTTACAGCAAGAAGTTACAGCAACGAAGACGATTTTTCCAATTGGAAATGCAGGCTACAACCCTGTTGTCATCAAAAATGAAGGTACTATAGATAATTTTCGTGCAAGGGTAAAAAACCAAGTAGAACAAATTAATGCTATAGCAATTACGGAAACCGAGAATATGGTTAACAGAACTTGGGTCATCGAAGAAGAAACAATTGGAGGCTCTCTAGCAGCAGTAACCCTGCAATGGGAGACCAATCAAGAACAGAAGAATTTTTCACGTGACCAATCTCTTATTACACAGGGAGAAGATCTTGATGGAAGCAATTCTAAAAACCTTAGCCCAGTCATAAATAATGGCAGTCATTGGGCGCAAACTCGTACTGAGTTGACTTCTTTTTCTTCTTTTGTCGTTAGAAACATCAATACTAGAACCATAGCTTCAAATTCTTCTGAAACGAATTTAGAGCAACTGTCAAACGTCAATATTCAGGTTTTTCCGAGTCCTACGGAAAACTACCTGAATATTCGTTTGCAGGAAGATACCGATCAAGCATTCATCCAATTATTTGACAGTAAAGGTAGTTTAGTTTTACAGACCATAAAAGCTGTTGGTCCAAACCTCCTCATACAACTAGATAATATTGGTAATTTGATTGATGGTATTTATTCTATCCGTATTGTGGATGATAGCAACCGTACTTTTTCTGAGCAATTTGTAAAAAGTCAACAATAG
- a CDS encoding ATP-binding cassette domain-containing protein yields MLNIKNLTVSYQKNCILNQLNMEFLPGEIHGVLGMNGAGKSTFFNSICGLKSIDSGECLYHNKWVNSDQIAFMQTHTYFYPYMQGIEYLNLIGKQNPDFDPFHWNKIFELPLYQLIENYSTGMKKKLVFMGVLAQNRPILILDEPFNGVDIESNEKIIQILEYLRDKGSTILLSSHIIHSLTDCCDKVSYLKNGQFAKTYLKNDFKDLQSLVKELVSQDVTTVLSALNTP; encoded by the coding sequence ATGCTTAATATAAAGAATTTAACCGTTTCCTATCAGAAAAATTGTATTCTCAACCAACTTAATATGGAATTCTTACCTGGCGAGATCCATGGCGTATTGGGAATGAATGGAGCAGGAAAAAGCACCTTTTTTAATAGTATTTGTGGGCTGAAGTCCATAGACAGTGGAGAATGTCTTTATCATAATAAATGGGTTAATAGTGATCAAATTGCCTTTATGCAAACACACACCTATTTTTATCCTTATATGCAAGGCATTGAATACCTCAATTTGATTGGAAAACAAAATCCTGATTTTGATCCTTTTCATTGGAATAAAATATTTGAACTACCACTGTATCAGTTGATAGAAAATTATTCTACAGGGATGAAGAAAAAATTAGTCTTTATGGGAGTGTTAGCTCAAAATCGCCCCATCTTGATTTTGGATGAGCCTTTTAATGGAGTGGATATAGAAAGTAATGAAAAAATTATTCAAATCTTAGAATACTTACGTGACAAAGGAAGTACCATTTTGTTGTCCTCTCATATTATTCACTCCCTTACAGATTGTTGTGACAAAGTGAGTTACTTAAAAAATGGTCAATTTGCAAAAACATATTTAAAGAACGACTTCAAAGACTTACAATCTTTGGTAAAAGAACTTGTTAGTCAAGATGTTACTACTGTTCTTTCTGCATTAAATACGCCTTAA
- a CDS encoding homoserine dehydrogenase: MSNNILKLGIFGFGCVGQGLHNVLSQTKGINASIEKICIKHPDKERSLPASYFTTDPSDILDNADIDVVVELIDDAEAAYHIVKSALIKGKAVVSANKKLIAEHLEELLFLQSKYQTPLLYEGAVCGSIPIIRNLEEYYDNDLLNSVSGIFNGSTNYILSKMKNEGLDFEVALKEAQEKGFAESDPTLDVGGFDPKYKLCITLLHAFGLLVRPENILNIGIQNLNDQDVNYANQNKQKIKLIAHGQKQGQNISAFVLPTFINPDNPLINVHNEFNGILVESAFANQQFFGGKGAGSDPTGSAVLSDISALTYGYKYEYKKLHQTTVVTYSTQQLLEVYVRYNDKNAVQWTDFESINQSFESEDYNYVIGNIYLEQLLQEEWQLNDNISIVLKAIVEDSPNIVQEKTNNAVVETA, translated from the coding sequence ATGAGCAATAATATATTAAAGTTAGGCATTTTTGGATTCGGCTGTGTAGGCCAAGGCTTACACAACGTACTTTCGCAAACAAAAGGAATTAATGCAAGTATTGAAAAAATTTGTATCAAACATCCTGACAAAGAGCGTTCGCTTCCTGCCAGTTACTTTACAACTGATCCTTCAGATATTTTAGACAATGCTGATATTGATGTTGTTGTAGAGTTAATTGATGATGCAGAGGCAGCTTATCATATTGTAAAATCAGCTCTTATCAAGGGTAAAGCAGTTGTTAGTGCCAATAAGAAGTTAATTGCTGAACACTTAGAAGAGTTATTGTTTTTACAAAGCAAATACCAAACGCCTCTACTGTATGAAGGAGCGGTTTGTGGAAGTATCCCTATTATTCGAAATTTGGAAGAGTATTATGACAACGATTTATTGAATTCGGTATCGGGTATTTTTAATGGTTCAACCAACTATATCTTGTCCAAAATGAAAAACGAGGGACTGGATTTTGAAGTAGCACTAAAAGAAGCCCAAGAAAAAGGGTTTGCAGAATCTGATCCTACTTTAGATGTAGGAGGCTTTGATCCTAAATACAAATTGTGCATTACCTTACTTCATGCTTTTGGCTTGTTGGTTCGCCCAGAGAATATATTGAATATAGGAATTCAAAATTTAAACGATCAAGATGTTAATTATGCTAACCAAAATAAACAAAAAATAAAGCTGATTGCACATGGACAGAAACAAGGGCAAAATATTTCTGCTTTTGTACTTCCTACCTTTATTAATCCAGATAATCCACTCATCAATGTACACAATGAATTTAATGGCATTTTAGTGGAGTCGGCTTTTGCCAACCAACAATTTTTTGGTGGTAAAGGAGCAGGAAGTGACCCAACAGGATCAGCTGTACTTTCGGACATTAGTGCGCTAACCTACGGTTATAAATATGAGTATAAAAAACTCCATCAAACCACTGTTGTTACTTATTCTACGCAGCAACTATTAGAGGTTTATGTTCGATATAACGACAAAAATGCTGTCCAATGGACAGATTTTGAGTCGATTAATCAGAGTTTTGAATCTGAAGATTATAACTATGTGATCGGCAATATTTACTTAGAGCAATTGCTACAAGAAGAATGGCAACTTAATGACAATATTTCCATTGTTCTAAAAGCAATCGTTGAGGATTCACCGAATATAGTGCAAGAAAAGACCAATAATGCTGTCGTGGAGACAGCTTAA